In the genome of Sander lucioperca isolate FBNREF2018 chromosome 18, SLUC_FBN_1.2, whole genome shotgun sequence, the window CTGCATGAAATCGAAGTAGAGACAATCGAGACAACAATTGTTGGAGACGACGGTGAACATCAGCCTATGATCGCCTTACAGCCTCTTGACACGGGTGATCCAAACTCGATTCACTCGCACCAAGAGGTGATTTTGGTGCAAACAAGAGAAGAGGTGGTGGGTGAGGATGACTCTGAACTGCACACGGATGACGGTTTTGAGGACCAAATCCTCATCCCAGTGCCCGCCGTAGAGGAGGACTATATCGAACAGACTCTCGTTACTGTCGCCGGGAGAAGCTCGTCGACAGGCCGGATGAAAAGGGCTGGAAGCGGAAAAAAAGCAGGCAAAAGGAGCTACCTGGGCGGGGGAGAAATGGGCAGAAAATGGGAACAGAAACAGGTCCAGATAAAAACGTTGGAGGGGGAGTTTTCAGTGACTATGTGGGCATCGGGTAAGTTCAGAGTCCTGAGTGAATTCTTTCAAGCTGGCCTCTCGCTTTGTTCTcagtgtgtgtgccgtgtgatTGGGCCCGGTTGAGGCCTTGTCCTCCGCTAAAGTATGACCTATTTCCCAACTCGGAGCCACTTAAAATCcatttgtaatgtttttgtttttattgggaAGCCATGTTTTATGTGTCGATGGGCGCCGCCATATTTCCCCGGTCTAATAAGTATGGCGGCCCGAAAAAATGGCGTTTATTTGGCCGACGAAGATGGCGGCGAGAGTGGGATCGAGTGTAGCTGGCTCCGCTAGGCCGCTGTGGCGCAGTTCAGTTCAACTGTAGCACTGGTGGTGCCTTCAGGAACCCCTCATACTTTACACTTCCGAGGCTTTAAACACATCTTAAATGTTCATATGGTTCCAGCGAACTAGATCCTGTGTCCAAAAGTAGTTCCTCTGTTTGCCAGTGCCAGTTAGAGGAGCTATCATTTTATgtgaaattgatttttttttttttaatactccaCCCTATTTGttaactaaaaaaaataaaaactggtgACAATGACACATTTGGTGACCATGTCTACTAtatgtttgttaaataaaaacCTTCGAGACATTAAATTAATAGTAAATAAGTAAGAGTGGCAAGAAATATCGGGAGAGTTGTGGGTGACATGATTAAGGTTTAGCTCGAAATGGCTTTAATCAATTCTTTGCACGTGTTCTGGTACGGTCTTAATTATCAACCCATTTGTTCCCCTCATTCAGATGACAAGAAGGACCATGAGGAGCAAATCACGGGTGAAAACTCTCCTCCGGATTATTCTGAATACATGACAGGGAAGAAGCTTCCTCCTGGAGGCATCCCAGGCATTGACCTCTCAGACCCCAAACAGCTGGCAGAGTTTGCACGGTTCGTGGtaatgttgatgttgatgttaAGTCAGGGTGGATGATGGCGAGCCAACTTCAGTGGGCtattataaaataaatttatTCATACAACAGTTTTTAAGAGAAATGAGTTTGCTTCAGTAAAAGCCAGTTAAATGAACATTATTAAAAACGAATGGTGCAAAAGTGTAATGCAGTTCATTTGGTTAAACCAGCATGTGATGTGAAATATTTAACATAGAATGGAATTAAATTGTGTGGCATGGCCCATTACACATAAATGATTTACCAGgagttatttgtttttattacgtAAACAAATGTTAGTGTTTTGGGGGTGTGGATAGTTGGTCACAGTCTATAATGATGTGAccacttttatttttgttgcagAATGAAGCcaagaaaagtaaaagaagaCGATGCACCCAGGACGATAGCCTGTCCACACAAAGTGAGTGCACTGTTCTGTTTATTACACTATTttatacagtactgtgcaaaagaTACAGAATCTTACTctgttgtactgtatgtctttgACGTTAACTTACTGAGACCTGCATGTTTTATTACACTGGTATAAAGAGCTGATGTGATTCAGTTGCTAAAGCTACGCTGTAAAGTGAATATGTCCCGAGTGATAAGCTTTATCTGGTTTTTCCTCCCACTCAGGGATGTACCAAGATGTTCAGGGACAACTCAGCGATGAGAAAACACTTGCATACCCACGGGCCTCGTGTGCACGTCTGTGCAGAATGTGGCAAAGCCTTTGTTGAAAGTTCAAAACTGAAGAGGCATCAACTCgtacacacaggagagaaacctttcCAGGTTAGTTCCTTTTTACTTCCTGCATGTCACCTTATTTTCTTCCTGGAGATAGCTGCATACTTTTAATTTGCTTTATTAGTGGTATGATAAGAAAGATTTTAATAAAACTGAAATGTAAACTTACCCAACTGGCTTTGTGGAAGAGCAATTATATACAAACCCCTCTGTTGTCATCTCAAATGCCTGCAGTTGAAATGATATCAGTTTCTGTGAGCCAGGCTGAGACATGCAGCAGCGTTAACTCATCTCTCTCATCTCTAGTGCACATTTGAGGGCTGTGGCAAGCGGTTCTCTCTGGACTTTAACTTGCGCACACATgtgcgcattcacactggagaccGCCCGTATGTGTGCCCCTTTGATGGCTGCAACAAAAAATTTGCCCAGTCAACCAACCTGAAGTCTCACATCCTCACACACGCCAAAGCCAAAAACAACCAGTGAAACGACAACGTGATCATACACTGGAGGACTTGGCCTGTATCGTCTCTCCTTGACAAACTTATGTCCCGTGGCCTGCTTTGTTGTGAGACAAGAAGTCCCATTTGTATCATCTCTAGATGAAAGGTTTTTGAGAAATTATCTTTTCTCAAACTTTTTGATAAACTTATGGAGTTTGAACAAGGAACTCGTGAGAACCCCAACCCCCTCAGGCCTCCTACCCTACTTTGGCGCTACCTGGATGGAACAATTTACACTTTCTTCTTGTGAAGATGTTAATTCATGGATCTGCacctaaaaatgtatttatacctTAACACAGCCAGTTAAAAGTTTTTGCAATGTATTTCAAATTTGCATCAATCCTCAGCAATGACACCTTTTCAATTTTGTACTTTCCCCAAGTGTGCATATTGTACACTGTTTGACATAAGCTCTGTGGTAATGTAAGTAGTAAGAATGTCCCCGTAGCCGTTCTTGGTTTTCAATTTGTTTTACCTCTACCTTTCCCCTTTTATGTGAGTGTGTTTCAAGGGGGGATTGGGTGGTCTTtgcatattttcattttgtacaACGCAATATCAGAATCATGTAGATAATAGCCATGTGATTTTCAATAGTGATCaccaattaaaatgttttccccCTTTGCACTACCAACACAAAAAGTGTCATTTTTGTCCTCTTTACAAATAAAACAACCTAAAATATAAGTCATATAATATCTAATATAATACTATATAATGATATAGTATTATATTAGATATTATATGACTTATAATATCTAATATGACATTGCTACTAAACATTGCTACTACTAAATGACATTGCTACTAAACAGCTGAATGCAGCTGTTTAGTAGCAATGTCATTTAGAGACAAACACTGGAGCTGCTCAAGCAACTTTTATTGAAGCttaaacatttcacatttacagTTAAATGATATATGCTTCAGTATTGGAGTTGCTTCTGTAGTTTCCTAgtagtttgataaagtacttcaCTCTCAATTTTTTCGTTTGGTaacatggagaaaaaaaaaccaaacatacTGGTTCTTTTCCTGATTTATTTTTCAGTACATGATTGACAATTGTGTCACGTCTTAAAACTTAAATTGAGCAGCTTAAAAGTGGCATCTTACAGTGGGTAAATTGTAACAATGGTTCAAACACTGTCGACTCATTGTTTGTTTCAAAATTTGCATTGGAAATTAAAAAGGTTTAATTTGGATACCGCCTTTTTTAAGAGATACTCTTCGCTCACTTTGCCAGCTGCTCATCTCAAATGTTAAACAGGTCTTTAGTAGTAACACAAGATTAGTTGGCAATTCATTtccattacattttcttttgcacaAGCATGTGGTACATGTCTAAAAACTACAGCATCCAGATCAGCCTTCACAGGATAATCCTGAACAATCAATTTACATTTCCAAGTAAAAATCCATCTTTTAATAAACTCGCACAGGCAGTCTCTCACATTAAATACATCTGACTTGAGGATTTACGTGGTTTAAGGATAAAAACAAGTGCAACAATGCTGGTGGGAAGAACGGCTGAATCACTTTAAACCCACATATTACAGTGCATTTGGTTCATTTATAGCCGCAGAGTAAACCGCAACAAACCAAAGTAAAAATCAAGTGTTAAAAAGGTCCTGTTAATCTTAATGTATGTTCTAGTTTTATCTGAAATATGAGTGACATTTTTAGAATTGCATGCAGATGAGTTTATTTGTTACATTAAATTATGACTTGTACATAGCTCATCCCTGCATAGTAGTATGGCAAAATAGACACTATTACACATTTTAGCCATCTGTCTTAATACAAACAAAACCTGTGTCTAATTTCATGCTAAATTGCCTGATTTGGTGAAATTGTTGCATCTGGTATATAGATTCTTGTAACAGATAACACtatcaatataaaaaaaaaaaagtattcaaaTAGGCCTATGTGTACATCTAAGAACTTGAACTGGTGTGTGTATTTTAGTACATGTTCTTTAATGCATAGCAACCACTTACCCAACCTTCCCATTTCTGTGTATCTAGCGGCATGAATTTAAGGCATAAGATTACAGTTAACACTAATCTGCCTTTAAGTGTTTTTGATTCAAAGAGAAATCTGGGTCCGTTATATTGCAGTGAACAGCAGAAACAAGCAACTGCAGTGTAGCGTTTAAAATCTCTAACCACCACTATCCCTGACCTAAAAAATATTTAAGGAAACAGTTTTAAGCCTTTTGGAGAACATAAAAATATACCAATGAAAAGGAATCAATCCTTAAATGGATACATGTAATAACAGATAAAAACATTCCTGAAGGCTGTTTCAACCTCAAATGAACTCAATAAAACAGgcatacattttaaagtgtaggCATTGTCTTCCCTGCCTTtggatgtgtatatatgtgcatgtatgtacCTGCTCTCAGAGCAGACGCCACCCAGATGGTTTCACTCTCATGAACTGGGGGTTTTCACTCAGCTAGCAGGGCAGCCAGCAGTGCAGGGTAGTTTGGTGTCCCCCAGCCTGTAACAGGATCCCACGATGGTGCAGCACAGAAACCTTTACCCTGAACCTGTTCGTCCAGACAGCTCAGGTGACAGCCTTCAGTCACCTGGAGACAAGGATGCATAGCATTTAGGAACCACACAATGATTACAAAATGTGTTGCAAGATGGTTTCCTTCTACTTTCTTTTAACATGATGTCTTAATGAATGTACAAACCCACTGTTTCAACTTACAGTAGCAAAGTGACCAAATATATCAGTTGtctggtgtttttttaataccGAATTTGACAATACTGCAAAGTAAGTTATTTAGGAGTGGAATTTAATTAAGTTCTACAATTTGGTTCCTTGGGTATACATTGTCATTTTCACTTGAAAATGCAGTGAAAATGCTTTACAAAATACACTGAGTGGCCACTATTATGTACACCTGTAAAATCTAATGCAATCTAATACAACTAAAGTCTACTTTTATGAAGCCTATAAAGTTTTTTAGAGGCATCTATTCAATTATGTTCTAGACCACATTATATTGTTTCTATTATTCCACCCCCACCTTTATGTAAAtaggaagaacaaaaaaaatgagaGGCACCTCTTTTATATAATGTAGTCAAGTTAAGTACAACAGCCTTTAACTAATACCTCAATAATAAACATACTTGAATTTACAAATTTCTgacaatgtcaacaaaaactgaacataaATTTGGTAAAATGTAGAATTTGTCAGAGCTGTGGTATTTAGGggtgccctggtagctcacctggttgagtgtgcgccccatgtactaaggctcagtccttaccgcagcggtCTAGCTTTGATTACGACCctcggtcctttgctgcatgtgatccccctctctcccccccattcctgtcttcagctatcctatctaataaaggccaaataagcccaaaaaataatctaaaaaaatagCTGTGGCATTGAATTGCAATAGGTTACAGATACAGGTGTACCAAATAAAGTGGCCATTAAGTGTAAGTGAGATTGCTACATAAATCAAGTCTAAAAACAAGCTTTAAGGGGCAACTCGAAAAAAGATTTTTGATACAGCAATAACATGACTTACATCAAAGAGAGCTTGTCCTTTAAGTTTGTAGAGGCGAGGGTTGAGGAAGCCCAGGGCAGGCAGGCCCTTTAGCAGCCGCTGGTCATTGATGAGAGACAGCATGCCTCCGACCACAGGGGTTGACGCCTGGAAGGTAAATCAATCAAGATGTAATGAAGCACAAGTGAGCAATTAGAGCAATTATTACTAAAAAGGTAACTGCTCTCTCTCTTAGAATAACTTGCTTGTTCAGTTTGTATAGTTTTTGTACAACTGGGGTTTATCTTTAGTTTTCACATAAGAAAATCATCACCAAGTTTGACATATTTTACCGAGGTCCCAGACACCCAGGGGACAGGTACTCTGTTGATGACCACCCAGTAGTTATCC includes:
- the yy1a gene encoding transcriptional repressor protein YY1a, coding for MASGDTLYIEADGSEMPAEIVELHEIEVETIETTIVGDDGEHQPMIALQPLDTGDPNSIHSHQEVILVQTREEVVGEDDSELHTDDGFEDQILIPVPAVEEDYIEQTLVTVAGRSSSTGRMKRAGSGKKAGKRSYLGGGEMGRKWEQKQVQIKTLEGEFSVTMWASDDKKDHEEQITGENSPPDYSEYMTGKKLPPGGIPGIDLSDPKQLAEFARMKPRKVKEDDAPRTIACPHKGCTKMFRDNSAMRKHLHTHGPRVHVCAECGKAFVESSKLKRHQLVHTGEKPFQCTFEGCGKRFSLDFNLRTHVRIHTGDRPYVCPFDGCNKKFAQSTNLKSHILTHAKAKNNQ